Part of the Bacillus cabrialesii genome is shown below.
ATTTTCGTCGGACCACATGAAAAAAGAGACGTGTTTCATGTCTCTTTTTTCACGGTTTATCGGTTTTTTTCCGGTCTCTCATACCGAATGTAAACACCATCACACTTAGAAACAAGGCACAATAGGAAATGTTCAAGTACATTTGATCCATATCTTCAGCGGCAAGATGATGATAAGCAAGCCAG
Proteins encoded:
- the ypmT gene encoding protein YpmT, with translation MKRVYQYFSLLSFTFSLYFGWLAYHHLAAEDMDQMYLNISYCALFLSVMVFTFGMRDRKKTDKP